The Amycolatopsis sp. NBC_01480 genome segment GCTCCGACTCGTTCCTGTTCAGCCGGAACCACGGCGCGGCCATCCGCGTGATCCTGCCGATAGAGCTGGAGAACGGCCGCACGTCGACCCTTGGGGTCTGGCTCGGCCTCGCGCCGGAGGACGGCCAGCGCGTGAACGACGCCGCGCGCGCCGGCGGCGACGCCTGGGTCGGCTTCACCTTCGGCGGCTACCTGCTGAACGAGGTGCGCCCGTGGGACACCTACTTCGCGGAGCTGACCGTCGTCGCGTTCGAGGACTGGGGCGTTCCGCGCGTCACCGAGAGCACCAGCCCGGTCGTGCAGCGCCTGCTCACCGAGCCGCAGCCGGTGGACCCGTTCCTGCGTGAACGCATCCACGACTCGACGCCGAAGCCGAAGCCGCCGTGATGGAAACGGGCCCACCGCTCGGGCTGAGCCCGCGTCACCCGGTCGGGGATCGGTACGATTTGCCCACCCTCGGTCGTCAGATCCGGACAGAAAGTGGGGAGCAGGCCTTGCACCCGGTCGGTCGAGCGCAGAGCATGGACGTCGTGTCCGCCTTCCCGTACGAGCAGGTTGTCCCGTGGGTCCTCGTCGGCGTGCTGGCGGTCGTGGCCCTGGTGCTGCTGTTCCGCGTGCGCCGGCCCAAGGGCGAGATCCAGGACGCCGTGCTGCAGGCCGTGCACCGCATGTCGAAGGCGACGCCGAACCTGCGCGCCGGGCTCGACGAAGAGGCCGCGAACCGGATGACCGCCGAGCTGCTCGAGGTGCTCGACTGCCTCGCCGTGGGCATCACCGACAGCGAGGGCACGCTGCTCTCCTGGGCGGGCGAGGCCACCGAGCACTACTTCGACCTGGTCGAGGACATCGGCACCGCGCTGCGCAAGCACCGCCGCGCCGTCGCCGACCACAACAAGATGCCGTGCAACCACCGCGGCACCTGCAAGATGAAAACCGCCGCGATCGTGCCGATACTGGTCGAGGGCGAGGCCGAGGCGACGCTGATCGTGGTCGGGCGCACGCGGGGCAAGCTGGTGCAGATGGCCGAGGCCGTCGGCCAGTTCGTCTGCACGCAGTTCGAGCTGGCGCGGCTGGAGGAGTCCCGGAACCAGCTGCAGCAGGCCGAGATCAAGGCCCTGCGCGCGCAGATCTCGCCGCACTTCGTCTACAACGCGCTGAACACGATTTCCGCGCTGATCCGCACCGACCCCGAAGAGGCGCGGGAGCTGCTGCAGGACTTCGCGGACTTCACCCGCTACTCGTTCCGCACCTCCGGCATGTACACCACGCTGGCCGAGGAGCTGCGCAACATCGACCGCTACCTGACCATCGAGAACGCCCGCTTCGGCGGCCGGCTCGAGGTCCGGATGAAGATCGCGCCCGAGGTGCTGAGCGTGGTCGTGCCGTTCCTGATCATCCAGCCGCTGGTGGAGAACGCCGTGAAGCACGGCCTGGCGAGCAAGCCGAGCGGCGGCTGCGTCACCGTGATCGCGCAGGACTACGGCATGGAGGCGCTGATCAGCGTCGAGGACGACGGCATCGGCATGGACCCGCGCCAGCTCACCGACCTGAAGAACGCGCACCGCACCGGCGCCCACGTCGGCCTCGGCAACATCAACCAGCGCATGCGCCAGGTGTTCGGCGAGGACTACGCGCTCACCGTCGACACCGCGCCCGGCGCGGGCATGAAGGTGACGCTGCGGGTGCCCAAGTTCAAGCTCGGCGTCCGCCCGAACATGCCGGACTACTCGGCCGACGTGCCGTCGCAGGGCGGGCCCGAGGAGGACGACCCCGCCGAGCACAACGGCGTGAACGGCTCGCGCTCGGGCATGCTGCCCGCGCTCTGACCCCGGTCGTGAGCGGCGCGAATCCGTCCGGGCTGGCTAGCCTGGTGGGATGAGCGTTACCGACAAGCTGACCTCCCGCCTGCCCGTGCTCGGTGACCGGGGTGAGCGCAAGGACGTCGTCGCCGTGGTGAAGCTGCACGGCGTGATCACGCCTTCGCCCTCGCCGCTGGCGCGGGGCTCGATCAACCTCGCCACCGTCGAGACGGCGCTGACCAGGGCGTTCGGCTACGACCGGCTGAAGGCCGTGGCGCTGCTGATCAATTCGCCGGGCGGCGCGCCGACGCAGTCCGGGCTGGTCGCGGAGCGGATCCGCCAGCTCGCGGACGAGAAGAACGTGCCCGTGCTGGCCTTCGCCGAGGACGTCGCGGCGTCCGGCGGCTATTGGCTGGCCTGCGCGGCCGACGAGATTTTCGCGCACCGCACGTCGATGGTCGGCTCCATCGGCGTGATCAGCGGCGGGTTCGGCTTCACCGGGCTGCTCGAGCGCTTCGGCATCGAGCGGCGGCTGCACACGGCGGGCGCGAACAAGTCGCGGCTCGACCCGTTCAGCCCGGAGAAGCCTGAGGACGTCGAGTGGCTGAAGAAGATGCACGGCCAGCTCCACGAGCTGTTCGTCGACTGGGTCACCGAGCGCCGCGGCGATCGGCTGGACAGCGCCGAGGACCTGTTCACCGGTGACGTCTGGCTCGGCCAGCGGGCGCTGGACCTCGGCCTGATCGACGGCCTCGGCTCACTGCGCCAGATCATCGGCGAGCGGTACCCGGATGCCGAGATCTCCGTGGCAGAGCCGAAAAAGCCGCTGCTCGCGCGGCTCGGCATCGGCGCGCCCGCGGCGGCGTCCGCGCTGCTGGACGCCGTGACCACCAAGGCCGCCTGGTCCCGTTTCGGGCTCTGAGGCCACTCCGGCTTCCCCGGCTCTGACGAGACCGGGGAGCCGTGGGGCCTTGCCGTCTTAAGTGAATTGGCGCTAGCCTATGTGAATCAACGCTAGGGAGGCGCCGTGAACCAGCAGGCACGCGTCGTCGGGGCCGGGATGGTCCCCTTCACCACGCCGCGCCACACCGAGCCGTACGACGTCCTGGGCGAGCGGGCCGTTCGCGCCGCCCTCGAAGACGCCGGCCTGGAGTACGAGCAGCTGCAACAGGCTTATGCCGGTTACGTCTACGGCGATTCGACGTCCGGGCAGGCCGCGCTCTACCGCGTCGGCCAGACCGGGCTGCCCGTGGTGAACGTGAACAACAACTGCTCCACCGGCTCGACCGCGCTGTGGCTCGCGCGCCAGGCGATCGAGTCCGGCGCCGCGGATTGTGTGCTGGCACTGGGTTTCGAGCAGATGCAGCGCGGCGCGCTCACCGCCCAGTACACCGACCGCCCGACGCTTTTCGACCGTTTCGACGCGCTCGCCGCCCGCGTCCGCCCGCTGGAGCCGGACGCGCCGAAGGCCGCGCAGTACTTCGGCGCCGCGGGCGCGGAGTACGCCGAGCGGTACGGCACCGAGCCGGAGACGTTCGCGAAGATCACCGTGAAGTCCCGCGCGCACGCCGCCGCGAACCCGTACGCCGTGTTCCGCGAGCCGCTGACCGTCGAGGAAGTGCTGGCGTCGCCGCACATCGCCGGGCCGCTGACCCGTCTCCAGTGCTGCCCGCCGACCTGCGGGGCCGCCGCCGTGGTCCTGACCAGCGCGGACTTCGCGCTCCGCAACGGGCTCGACGCGTCGGTCGCCATTCGCGCGCAGGCGATGGCCACTGATCTGCCGTCGACGAACGCGGCGGAGAGCATGGCCGCGCTCGTCGGCTACGAGATGACGAAGGCGGCCGCGGCGCAGGTGTACGAGGACGCGGGCGTCGACCCGGGCGACCTGCGCGTGGTGGAGCTGCACGACTGCTTCACCGCCAACGAACTGCTGTCGTACGAGGCGCTTGGCCTCACTCCCGAAGGCACGGCGGAGAAGTTCGTGCTCGACGGCGACAACACGTACGGCGGACGCGTGGTGACGAACCCGTCCGGCGGCCTGCTGTCGAAGGGCCACCCGCTCGGCGCAACCGGCCTCGCGCAGGCCGTCGAGCTGGTCTGGCAGCTGCGCGGGCAGGCCGGCGCGCGTCAGGTGGCCGGGGTGAAGCTCGCGCTGCAGCACAACATCGGCCTCGGCGGCGCGGCCGTCGTTACGCTCTACGAAAAGGCCGGCCGGTGATCGACGCCGCGGCCGTGGGCCGCGAGCTGCCGCCGGTCACCGTCACAGTCGACGCCGGGCGGCTGCGGTTTTTTGCCGAGGCGACCGGCGGCGAGGCGACCGACCTCGTGCCGCCGACGTTCCTCTTCGGCCTCGAACTCGACCGGCCCGACCCGTTCGGCTGGCTCGCCGACCTCGGTATCGACCTGCGCACCGTGCTGCACGGCGAGCAGAAGTTCGTTTACCACTCGCCGGCCCGCGCGGGGGACACACTCGTGCTGAGCCCGCGGATCACCGACGTCTACGCCAAAAAAGCCCTCCAGTTCGTCGTCAAGGAGACGGCCGTGACGCGGGCGGACGGCGCCGCCGTCGCGGACCTGACCAGCGTGATCGTGGTGCGGGAGGCGCGGTGAACGTCGGCACGCAGCTCCCGCCGTTGCAGGTCCCGCCGATCTCCCGGACCACGCTCGCGCTGTTCGCGGGCGCTTCCGGGGACCACAACCCGATCCACGTCGACCTCGACGTCGCGCGCTCGGCCGGCCTCGAAGACGTCTTCGCGCACGGCATGCTCTCCATGGCCTACCTCGGCCGGCTGCTCACGGGCTGGGTGCAGCAGGAGCGGATCCGGTCGTTCGCCGTGCGGTTCTCCGCGATCACGCCGGTGCACGGCGAGCCCACCTGTACCGGCGTCGTCACCGCGGTGCGAGACGGCGAGGCCACGGTCGAGCTGACCGTCCGGCTCGCGGACGGCACCACCACGTTGACCGGCGAAGCAGTGATCGCGACGGAGGGACTCTGATGGGCAAGCTGGACGGGAAGGTCGCGCTGGTCTCCGGCTCGGGCCGCGGCATCGGCCGGGAGATCGCGCTCAAGCTGGCCGGCGACGGCGCGGCCGTGGTGGTCAACGACCTCGACGACGGCCCGGCGAAGGAAACCGTTGCCGCCATTGAGGAATCCGGCGGCCGCGCGATAACCTGCACCGGCAGCGTCACCGAGGCGGGCTTTGCCGAGCGCTTCGTGCAAACGGCCGTGGACGGCTTCGGCGGCCTCGACGTGATCGTCAACAACGCCGGCTACACCTGGGATTCGGTGATCCAGAAGCTGACCGACGAGCAGTGGGACGCGATCCTCGACGTGCACCTCAAGGCGCCGTTCCGCATCCTGCGCGCGGCCCAGCCGGTGATCTCGGCGGCGGTGAAGCGCGCGCAGGCCGCCGGCGAGCCCGTGCCGTGCCGCAAGGTCGTGAACATCTCCTCGATCGCCGGGCTCGACGGCAACGCCGGCCAGGCGAACTACGCGGCCGCGAAGGCGGGCGTCACCGGGCTGACGAAAACGCTGGCCAAGGAGTGGGGCCGCTACAACGTCACCGTGAACACCGTCGCGTTCGGGCTGATCCGCACGCGGCTCACCGAAACCAGCGCGGACACCGGCGGCACGATCGATGTGCAGGGCCGGGAGATCCGCGTCGGCGTGAACCCGGACCTGCTGGCGCAGCTGGAGCGGTCCGTCCCGCTCGGCCGCGCCGGCACGCCCGCCGAGGCCGCCGGCGCGGTCTACCTGTTGTGCCAGCCCGAATCCGACTACGTCAGCGGCCAGACACTCGTCTGCGCCGGAGGGTTCTGAACCGCGAAGGAGCGGCCGTGTACCTCACGCAGACGCTGCACCAGGCCCTGCAGCAGGGCCCGGACCGGCCGATGACGGTGTTCGGCGACCGGGTGCGCACGGTCGCGGAGTCGGCGGACCGCGTGGCCCGCCTGGCCGGCGCGTTGCGCGGGCTGGGCGTGGGCTCCGGCGACCGCGTCGGCATGCTCGCCCTCAACTCGGACCGCTACCACGAATACCTGCTGGCCACGCCGTGGGCGGACGCGGTGCTGAACCCGGTGAACGTCCGGTGGAGCGCCGCGGAGATCGCCTACGCGCTGGCGGAGTCCGACACCCGGACCCTGCTCGTGGACGACACCTTCGTCCCGATGGTCGCGGCGCTGCGGGAGAAGTTCCCCGGACTGTCCACAGTGGTCCATCTCGGCGACGGCGCCGCGCCCGGGGGGACGCTCTCGTACGAGGAGCTGATCGCCTCCGCCGAGCCCATCGAGGACGCCCGGCGCGGCGGCGACGAGCTGCTCGGCGTCTACTACACCGGCGGCACCACGGGCACGCCCAAGGGCGTGATGCTCAGCCACCGCAACCTGTTCACGTCCGCGATCGGCAGCCTGGCCACCGGCACGTTCCACACGCCGGGCGGACGCCTGCTGCACTCCGCGCCGATGTTCCACCTGGCCGACGGCGCGTCGTGGGCCTCGGGCCAGCTGGTCGGCGCGACG includes the following:
- a CDS encoding FAS1-like dehydratase domain-containing protein codes for the protein MIDAAAVGRELPPVTVTVDAGRLRFFAEATGGEATDLVPPTFLFGLELDRPDPFGWLADLGIDLRTVLHGEQKFVYHSPARAGDTLVLSPRITDVYAKKALQFVVKETAVTRADGAAVADLTSVIVVREAR
- a CDS encoding lipid-transfer protein, with translation MNQQARVVGAGMVPFTTPRHTEPYDVLGERAVRAALEDAGLEYEQLQQAYAGYVYGDSTSGQAALYRVGQTGLPVVNVNNNCSTGSTALWLARQAIESGAADCVLALGFEQMQRGALTAQYTDRPTLFDRFDALAARVRPLEPDAPKAAQYFGAAGAEYAERYGTEPETFAKITVKSRAHAAANPYAVFREPLTVEEVLASPHIAGPLTRLQCCPPTCGAAAVVLTSADFALRNGLDASVAIRAQAMATDLPSTNAAESMAALVGYEMTKAAAAQVYEDAGVDPGDLRVVELHDCFTANELLSYEALGLTPEGTAEKFVLDGDNTYGGRVVTNPSGGLLSKGHPLGATGLAQAVELVWQLRGQAGARQVAGVKLALQHNIGLGGAAVVTLYEKAGR
- a CDS encoding sensor histidine kinase, which codes for MDVVSAFPYEQVVPWVLVGVLAVVALVLLFRVRRPKGEIQDAVLQAVHRMSKATPNLRAGLDEEAANRMTAELLEVLDCLAVGITDSEGTLLSWAGEATEHYFDLVEDIGTALRKHRRAVADHNKMPCNHRGTCKMKTAAIVPILVEGEAEATLIVVGRTRGKLVQMAEAVGQFVCTQFELARLEESRNQLQQAEIKALRAQISPHFVYNALNTISALIRTDPEEARELLQDFADFTRYSFRTSGMYTTLAEELRNIDRYLTIENARFGGRLEVRMKIAPEVLSVVVPFLIIQPLVENAVKHGLASKPSGGCVTVIAQDYGMEALISVEDDGIGMDPRQLTDLKNAHRTGAHVGLGNINQRMRQVFGEDYALTVDTAPGAGMKVTLRVPKFKLGVRPNMPDYSADVPSQGGPEEDDPAEHNGVNGSRSGMLPAL
- a CDS encoding SDR family NAD(P)-dependent oxidoreductase, producing MGKLDGKVALVSGSGRGIGREIALKLAGDGAAVVVNDLDDGPAKETVAAIEESGGRAITCTGSVTEAGFAERFVQTAVDGFGGLDVIVNNAGYTWDSVIQKLTDEQWDAILDVHLKAPFRILRAAQPVISAAVKRAQAAGEPVPCRKVVNISSIAGLDGNAGQANYAAAKAGVTGLTKTLAKEWGRYNVTVNTVAFGLIRTRLTETSADTGGTIDVQGREIRVGVNPDLLAQLERSVPLGRAGTPAEAAGAVYLLCQPESDYVSGQTLVCAGGF
- a CDS encoding MaoC/PaaZ C-terminal domain-containing protein; translation: MNVGTQLPPLQVPPISRTTLALFAGASGDHNPIHVDLDVARSAGLEDVFAHGMLSMAYLGRLLTGWVQQERIRSFAVRFSAITPVHGEPTCTGVVTAVRDGEATVELTVRLADGTTTLTGEAVIATEGL
- a CDS encoding S49 family peptidase, with the protein product MSVTDKLTSRLPVLGDRGERKDVVAVVKLHGVITPSPSPLARGSINLATVETALTRAFGYDRLKAVALLINSPGGAPTQSGLVAERIRQLADEKNVPVLAFAEDVAASGGYWLACAADEIFAHRTSMVGSIGVISGGFGFTGLLERFGIERRLHTAGANKSRLDPFSPEKPEDVEWLKKMHGQLHELFVDWVTERRGDRLDSAEDLFTGDVWLGQRALDLGLIDGLGSLRQIIGERYPDAEISVAEPKKPLLARLGIGAPAAASALLDAVTTKAAWSRFGL